One stretch of Labrus bergylta chromosome 24, fLabBer1.1, whole genome shotgun sequence DNA includes these proteins:
- the dock9b gene encoding dedicator of cytokinesis protein 9 isoform X2 — protein MASAPPEARKFTRGLNKPGTAAELRQSVSEAVRTSVLVVKPKVIEPLDYENVVLQRKTQIISDVLRDMLQFPTDDFQISTLRRQGRTLFSTVPETAEKEAQSLFVQECIKTYKSDWHVVNYKYEEYSGDFRQLPNKVLRPEKLAAHLFEVDEDVEKDEDTASLGSQKGGVSKHGWLYKGNMNSAISVTMRSFKRRYFHLAQLGDGSYNLNFYKDENTSKEPKGTIFLDSCMGVVQNSKVRRFAFELKMQDKSTFLLAADSEAEMEEWIGTLNKILHSSFEQAMQEKRNGDLHDDEELGKTDISSGSFQDCFQTARDIESKMRSEARLKLFTLDPDTQKLDFSGIEPDVRQFEEKFGKRVLVNCQDLSFNLQGCVADNEEGPTTNVEPFYVVLSLFDVQNSRKISADFHVDLNHPLVRQMTSGSRSGQDLHINGSGDGPLAAQRQASGLPEGALQYPKQGVFSVTCPHPDIFLVARIEKVLQGGITHCTEPYMKSSDSAKMAQKVLKNAKTACSRLGQYRMPFAWAARPVFKDASGTLDKSTRFSALYRQDSSKLSDEDMFKLLTDFRKPEKMAKLPVLLGNLDVTIDSVAPDVTNCVTSSYIPVRNFEGNGPGSAHLEVEEFVPCIAKCSQPFTIYKNHLYVYPKHLKYDGQKSFAKARNISVCIEFKDSDEDDAPPLKCIYGRPGGPLFTKQAYAAVLHHQQNPEFYDEIKIELPTQLHEKHHLLFTFYHVSCDSNSKKKDLVETPVGSAWLPLLRDGRVIMNEQLLPVAANLPAGYLSSQDGVNKHSGSEIKWVDGGKPLFKLSTHLVSTVYTQDQHLHNFFHHCQSMEMSEQALEGELVKYLKSLHAMEGHVMVNFLPIVLNQLFCVLTRATHEDVAVNVTRVMVHIVAQCHEEGLEHYLRSYIKFVFKPEPHSSPNVRTVHEELAKAMTAILKPSTDFLTSNKLLKHSWFFFEALVKSMAQYLIESGKVKLSRNQRFSASFYHAVETLVNMLMPHITQKYKDNLDAARNANHSLAVFIKRCFTFMDRGFVFKQINNYMNCFVPGDPKTLYEFKFEFLKVVCNHEHFVPLNLPMPFGKGRIQRFQDLQLDYSLTDDFCRNHFLVGLLLREVGGALQEYREIRQIAVQVLKGLMIKHTFDDRYAAKSQQARLATLYLPLFGLLQENVYRLDIKESAPLNNHNNARDDSLVPNSMVTPQKPGSCIENALHKDVFGVISGTASPHSSTPNISSVHHADSRGSLVSTDSGNSLLDKSSEKTNSLEKNQCASALGSSLLRCDKLDRDEIKNLLMGFLHILKSMSEEALFAYWNKAAPSDLMDFFTLIEVCLHQFKYMGKRFIVRSQEVVGPVASDRKSLTLPVSRNRAGILHARLQQLGTLENAHTFNNMYSHTDADVSSQCLLEANVSTEVCLTVLDTLSIFIMGFKTQLNSDLGHNPLMKKVFQVHLCFLQIPQSEAALKQVFTSLRTFIYKFPCTFFDGRADMCASLCYEILKCCNSKLSSIRSDAAHLLYFLMKSNFDYTGRRSFVRTHLQVVIAVSQLIADVIGIGGTRFQQSLSIINNCANSDKSIKHTAFPSDVKDLTKRIRTVLMATEQMKEHENDPEMLVDLQYSLAKSYTSTPELRKTWLDSMARIHNKNGDLSEAAMCYVHVAALVAEYLWRKGMFRQGCSAFRVTTPNIDEEAAMMEDVGMQDVHFNEEVLMELLEECADGLWKAERYELIADVYRLIIPIYEQRRDFEKLTHLYDTLHRAYTKVMEVMHTGKRLLGTYFRVAFFGQGFFEDEDGKEYIYKEPKFTPLSEISQRLLKLYSDKFGQENVKIIQDSGRVNPKDLDSKYAYIQVTHVTPYHDDKELEDRKTDFEKSHNIRRFVFETPFTVSGKKQGGVEEQCKRRTILTTTHCFPYVKKRIAVMYQHQTDLSPIEVAIDEMSAKVAELRLLCSASEVDMIRLQLKLQGSISVQVNAGPLAYARAFLDDSSAKKYPDNKVKQLKEVFRQFVDACGQGLGVNERLIKEDQQEYHDEMKASYRDLARELSNIMHEQINPVDDGTRSALSDSMGIFNAISGTPTSANTHGSTTIL, from the exons ACAAGTATGAGGAGTACTCAGGAGACTTCCGCCAGCTCCCAAA TAAGGTGTTGAGACCTGAAAAGCTGGCAGCTCACCTGTTTGAGGTGGATGAAGATGTGGAAAAAGACGAG GACACAGCCTCCCTCGGATCACAGAAGGGAGGAGTGTCTAAACATGGTTGGCTCTACAAAGGCAACATGAACAGTGCAATCAGTGTGACAATGCGG TCCTTCAAGAGGAGATACTTCCATCTGGCTCAGCTGGGGGATGGATCCTACAACCTCAACTTCTACAAAGATGAAAACACCTCAAAAGAACCCAAAGGAACCATCTTTCTTGACTCGTGCATGGGGGTCGTTCAG AACAGCAAGGTGCGTCGCTTTGCCTTTGAGCTGAAGATGCAGGATAAGAGCACGTTCCTGCTGGCTGCAGACAGCGAGGCAGAGATGGAGGAGTGGATCGGCACACTCAACAAGATTCTCCACAGCAGCTTCGAACAGGCCATGCAGGAGAAGAGGAACGGAGACCTGCATGAcg ATGAGGAGCTCGGAAAAACAGACATCTCCTCCGGAAGTTTTCAGGACTGCTTTCAG ACTGCCAGAGATATCGAGTCCAAAATGAGGAGTGAGGCTCGCCTGAAACTGTTCACTCTGGACCCTGACACACAG AAACTGGACTTCTCGGGCATAGAGCCTGACGTTCGGCAATTTGAGGAGAAGTTTGGAAAGAGAGTCCTTGTCAACTGTCAAGACCTGTCGTTCAACCTGCAGGGCTGTGTTGCAGATAATGAAGAGGGACCAACAACCAAT GTCGAGCCGTTCTATGTGGTCCTGTCCCTATTTGACGTCCAGAACAGTAGAAAGATTTCCGCTGACTTCCACGTGGATCTCAATCACCCTTTGGTTCGACAAATGACGTCAGGCTCCAGAAGCGGGCAGGATTTACACATTAATGGCAGTGGAGATGGTCCTCTGGCTGCTCAACGGCAGGCCAGTGGACTCCCGGAGGGGGCTCTGCAGTACCCCAAACAGGGGGTTTTCTCTGTCACATGCCCCCATCCGGATATCTTCCTGGTGGCAAGGATTGAGAAGGTGCTGCAGGGGGGGATCACCCACTGCACTGAACCCTACATGAAGAGCTCAGACTCCGCTAAG ATGGCTCAAAAGGTGCTGAAAAATGCAAAGACAGCCTGCAGCAGACTGGGCCAGTACAGGATGCCTTTTGCTTGGGCTGCAAG GCCTGTTTTCAAAGATGCATCAGGAACTTTGGACAAAAGCACTCGCTTTTCTGCTCTCTACAGGCAGGACAGCAGCAAGCTGTCAGACGAGGACATGTTCAAACTGCTCACCGACTTCAGAAA GCCAGAGAAAATGGCCAAACTGCCAGTGCTCTTAGGAAACTTAGATGTAACAATTGACAGTGTGGCCCCGGATGTAACCA ATTGTGTGACTTCATCTTACATCCCTGTAAGGAACTTTGAAGGCAACGGACCTGGCAGTGCTCATCTGGAGGTGGAGGAGTTTGTCCCCTGCATCGCTAAATGCTCCCAACCATTCACCATCTATAAAAACCATCTCTATGTTTACCCAAAACACCTCAAATATGACGGACAGAAATCCTTTGCTAAG GCGAGGAATATTTCCGTTTGCATTGAATTCAAGGATTCTGATGAGGATGACGCGCCGCCATTAAAG TGCATCTATGGTCGGCCAGGAGGTCCCCTATTCACTAAGCAGGCATATGCAGCTGTTCTGCACCACCAGCAAAACCCTGAGTTTTATGATGAG ATAAAGATAGAGCTGCCAACTCAGCTGCATGAAAAGCATCACCTTCTGTTCACCTTCTATCACGTTAGCTGTGACAGCAACAGCAAGAAGAAAGACCTTGTGGAAACTCCTG TGGGTTCAGCATGGCTGCCTCTGCTCAGGGACGGCAGAGTCATCATGAATGAACAGCTGCTGCCTGTCGCTGCAAATCTGCCTGCCGGGTACCTGAGCTCACAGGATGGAGTcaacaag CACTCAGGCTCTGAAATCAAATGGGTCGATGGAGGAAAACCATTGTTCAAACTCTCAACTCATCTTGTTTCTACAGTTTACACTCAG GATCAGCACTTGCACAACTTCTTCCACCACTGTCAAAGCATGGAGATGTCAGAACAAGCTTTAGAGGGGGAGCTGGTTAAATACCTGAAG AGTCTGCATGCGATGGAAGGTCATGTTATGGTCAACTTTCTGCCCATCGTCCTCAACCAGCTCTTCTGCGTCCTCACCAGAGCTACACATGAGGACGTGGCTGTCAACGTGACAAG GGTGATGGTTCACATTGTAGCACAGTGCCATGAAGAAGGGCTTGAACATTACTTGAGATCTTATATCAAG TTTGTGTTTAAGCCAGAGCCTCATTCGTCCCCCAATGTGAGAACAGTTCACGAGGAGCTGGCTAAAGCCATGACCGCCATTCTCAAGCCATCCACAGACTTCCTGACAAGTAATAAGCTGCTAAAG CACTCATGGTTCTTTTTTGAAGCATTGGTAAAATCCATGGCTCAGTATCTCATAGAGAGCGGGAAGGTCAAG CTCTCCAGAAACCAGCGCTTTTCTGCATCATTCTATCATGCAGTGGAGACTCTGGTGAATATGCTGATGCCACACATCACCCAGAAATACAAGGACAACCTGGATGCAGCTCGCAATGCTAACCACAGCCTGGCAGTTTTTATTAAG CGCTGCTTCACCTTTATGGACAGAGGCTTCGTATTCAAACAGATCAACAACTACATGAACTGCTTCGTACCTGGAGACCCTAAG ACTTTGTATGAGTTCAAGTTTGAGTTCCTGAAGGTTGTTTGCAACCATGAGCACTTCGTCCCTCTTAATCTGCCCATGCCCTTTGGAAAGGGCAGAATTCAAAGGTTCCAGG ATCTTCAGCTGGACTATTCCCTCACGGACGACTTCTGTAGAAACCACTTCCTGGTGGGGCTCCTGCtgagggaggtggggggggcTCTTCAGGAGTACAGAGAGATCCGTCAGATTGCAGTCCAGGTGCTGAAGGGGCTGAtgatcaaacacacatttgacgATCGCTATGCTGCGAAA AGCCAGCAGGCCAGACTTGCAACCCTCTACCTTCCTCTTTTTGGCCTGCTCCAGGAAAATGTCTACAGACTTGACATCAAGGAGTCAGCCCCACTAAACAACCACAAT AATGCCCGGGACGACTCTCTGGTGCCAAACTCCATGGTGACTCCTCAGAAACCTGGCAGCTGCATAGAAAATGCCCTCCACAAAGATGTGTTCGGGGTCATCTCTGGAACAG CCTCCCCTCACAGCTCCACTCCCAACATCAGCTCGGTTCACCACGCAGATTCCAGAGGTTCCCTGGTTTCTACGGACTCTGGAAACAGCCTGCTGGACAAAAGCAGTGAAAAAACCAACTCCCTGGAAAAG AACCAGTGTGCATCCGCTCTGGGCAGCTCTTTGCTGCGTTGTGACAAACTGGACCGCGATGAGATCAAAAACCTGCTCATGGGCTTTCTGCATATCCTCAAGAGCATGTCAGAGG AGGCCCTGTTTGCATACTGGAATAAAGCAGCCCCCTCAGACTTAATGGACTTCTTTACATTAATAGA AGTCTGCCTCCATCAGTTTAAATACATGGGGAAGAGATTCATCGTCAG GAGCCAGGAGGTTGTCGGGCCTGTAGCTTCTGACAGGAAATCTCTGACCCTGCCTGTGTCTCGTAACAGGGCGGGGATCCTGCACGCTcgcctgcagcagctgggaaCTCTGGAAAACGCTCACACCTTCAACAACA TGTACTCTCATACAGACGCAGACGTGAGCAGCCAGTGTCTGCTGGAGGCCAATGTTTCTACAGAGGTCTGTCTGACTGTGCTGGACACACTCAGCATCTTTATCATGGGGTTCAAG ACGCAGCTGAATTCAGATCTGGGTCACAACCCCCTGATGAAGAAAGTTTTCCAGGTGCATCTGTGCTTCCTGCAGATCCCTCAGTCAGAGGCCGCCCTCAAACAGGTCTTCACCTCACTCAGGACATTCATCTACAAG TTCCCCTGCACCTTCTTTGACGGCCGGGCCGACATGTGTGCCTCTCTTTGTTATGAAATCCTCAAGTGCTGTAACTCCAAGCTAAGCTCAATCCGTAGTGATGCAGCACATCTTCTTTATTTCCTCATGAAAAGCAACTTTGACTACACCGGACGAAGGTCTTTCGTACGAACACACCTGCAG GTGGTGATTGCTGTCAGTCAGCTGATTGCTGATGTCATCGGCATCGGGGGTACCCGTTTCCAGCAGTCTCTCTCTATCATTAACAACTGTGCCAACAGTGACAAATCCATAAAG CATACAGCATTTCCATCAGATGTAAAGGACCTAACGAAGCGCATCAGGACGGTGCTGATGGCCACGGAGCAGATGAAGGAGCACGAAAACGATCCGGAGATGTTGGTAGACCTTCAGTACAGCTTGGCCAAATCCTACACCAGCACGCCTGAGCTCCGCAAGACCTGGCTGGACAGCATGGCTCGGATCCACAACAAGAACGGAGATTTATCAGAG GCAGCCATGTGTTATGTGCACGTTGCCGCTTTGGTAGCCGAATATCTGTGGAGGAAAG GCATGTTCAGGCAGGGCTGCTCAGCTTTCCGTGTGACCACTCCCAACATCGATGAGGAGGCAGCCATGATGGAGGACGTGGGGATGCAAGACGTTCACTTCAACGAG GAGGTGCTGATGGAGCTGTTGGAGGAGTGTGCTGATGGACTCTGGAAGGCGGAGCGTTATGAGCTCATCGCTGACGTCTACAGGCTCATCATCCCCATCTATGAACAGCGCAGAGACTTTGAG AAACTGACACACCTGTATGACACCCTCCACCGTGCCTATACGaaggtgatggaggtgatgcACACTGGCAAGAGACTTCTGGGTACTTACTTCAGGGTGGCCTTCTTTGGACAG GGCTTCTTTGAGGATGAAGATGGAAAGGAATACATCTACAAGGAGCCAAAGTTCACTCCGCTGTCTGAAATCTCCCAGAGGCTACTGAAGCTCTACTCCGACAAGTTCGGCCAGGAGAACGTCAAAATCATTCAGGACTCCGGCAGG GTGAACCCAAAAGACCTAGACTCCAAATACGCTTACATCCAAGTGACTCACGTCACTCCCTACCACGACGACAAGGAGTTGGAGGACAGGAAAACCGACTTTGAGAAGAGCCACAACATCCGGCGCTTTGTGTTCGAGACGCCGTTCACGGTGTCGGGGAAGAAGCAGGGCGGAGTGGAGGAGCAGTGTAAACGGAGGACTATTCTAACCA CCACCCACTGTTTCCCCTACGTGAAGAAGCGTATAGCCGTCATGTACCAACACCAGACCGACCTGAGCCCCATCGAGGTGGCCATAGACGAGATGAGCGCCAAGGTGGCCGAGCTGCGCCTCCTGTGCTCGGCCTCTGAGGTGGACATGATCCGACTGCAGCTCAAACTGCAAGGCAGCATCAGCGTTCAG GTCAATGCAGGTCCTCTTGCTTACGCCAGAGCCTTCCTGGATGACAGCAGTGCCAAGAAGTATCCAGACAATAAGGTCAAACAACTCAAAGAGGTGTTCAG GCAGTTTGTGGACGCCTGCGGTCAGGGGCTGGGAGTGAACGAGCGGCTGATCAAAGAGGACCAGCAGGAGTATCATGATGAGATGAAGGCAAGCTACAGGGACCTGGCCAGGGAGCTGTCAAACATCATGCATGAACAG ATTAACCCAGTGGATGACGGCACGAGGAGCGCGCTGTCAGACTCAATGGGCATCTTCAACGCCATCAGTGGCACACCAACCAGTGCCAATACACACGGCTCCACCACCATTCTCTGA